TTCATCTCGGGTAGCATCACATCGAGAAGGATCAAATCATGAATGGCCTGTTCGGCCAAATAATAACCTTCATCGCCGCTTTCTGCGGTGTCCGTCTGAAAAGCTTCCCCCTCGAAAATATCGCGGATCACTTTGAGCAAGGAGGCATCATCCTCCACCACAAGCACGCGCACGCTTTTCCCGCCTCTCCGAAAAAATGTAAATCACTTTCATTTTATCAGAAAGAGCGACTGAATGGCTGATTTTAAGAAAATTTTAAGGTTGTCAAATTATACTTTAGTACCGGATGAAAGAAAAACAACGGCGAACGGGTACAACCGAAACAGATCATGATTTATCGTGGGATTTAGCGATTGTAAGATCAGATTGGAGGAATGACGATGGCAAAAATGGGAAAAAAGTGGATCTTCCTTTGTTCTGCAGCCCTCGGAGCGATTTATGCCGCCGAATATGTCATAACGGAGGCGCCTCCGGATACACAGAATAGGTCGAATGCAGAAGAGAACATCCAAAGTCTACCGCAACCTTACCAAGAAAATTTGCAAACCGAAAACGTACCAAGCGACAGTTCAGCATATAGTCACTCACAATCTGAAAACACGCTGACAGACAACCCGCAAACTGAATACAACAAAGCCGAGAGAAATCCGACCCAAAGCACGAACGTTCAAGGCACACAATCCGCGGACAAACCCACCCAAAGCACAAACGTTCAAGGCACACAATCCGCGGACAAACCGACCCAAAGCACGAACGTTCAAGGTACACAATCTGCGGACAAACCCACCCAAAGCACAAACGTTCAAGGTACACAATCTGCGGACAAACCCACCCAAAGCACAAACGTTCAAGGCACACAATCTGCGGACAAACCGACTCAAAGCGTTCAACCCAAAAGGGTTTATCAAGACGGGACCTTTACAGGGATGGGAAGCAATCGGCGCGGGTCGATTCAGGTGTCCGTTACGATTAAAAACGATAAGATTACGGACGTTGAAATTGTTAATTTCGCCATGCATTATTCGGAGAACGACATCATAGGGCTGCCTGACGAAGTGCTTAAGAGACAAAGCGCGCAGGTAGACAATGTATCCGGCGCGACGTACAGCACGCGCGCGTTTGAAGATGCCGTGCAAGATGCGCTCGATAAGGCGAAAAATGCATGACGAAAATAAAACGGGAAAAATCCAAATTGTATATGGATACCGTCGTCCAGATACAGGTCTTCACCGAAACATCAAAGGATGAGGCGGAAGCCAAAATCAATCGGGCTTTTGAGGCTTTTCAAAAAATCGAGCGGGCTTGCAGCCGTTTTAACCCTGACAGCGAATTGATGAGGGCTTGTAGACAAATTCAGCGACCGGTTCAGGTTAGCCCGTTTTTATTCGAACCTCTCAAATTCGCATTGGAAATTGCCAAATGGACGGACGGCATATTTGATCCTACAGTGGGAAAAGCGATGGAAGAGCAAGGTTTTAACCGCCAGTATTTAACCGGAAAGTTTATGGAAAGTCCCGCCTCCGTTTCGGCTACGTATCGGGACATCGTTTTAAATGAACGGGACCGCACGGTGTATTTACGAAAACCGATGGTCATAGATTTGGGAGCCGTGGCCAAAGGGTTCGCAATTGATCTGGCGGTAAACGAATTGAAAGATTTGGAAAGATTTTGCGTCAATGCAGGTGGAGATCTGTTTGCGGGAGGAGCGGAACCCGGCGCGGGCGTTTGGAAAATCGGCATCCGGCATCCAACGCAGAATGACCGTATCATCCATACCGTCGAAATATCCAACGAGGCGATTTGCACCTCCGGAGGTTATGAGCGCAAAAGTCCAAAAAGAAAAGGCGTCCATCATCTGATCCTCCCTCATACGAAACAATCCCCGAACGATTGGATTAGTTGCAGTGTCATCGCCCCTTTTGCCATGCTGGCGGACGCATTCTCGACCGCGGTGTTTCTGTCGGGGGTGGAACGCGGGAAATCGCTCATCGAAGAAGCGGAGCTAAAAGGAATCTTGATTACATCCGGATTGCAGATCATGAAGGTGGGAGGAATTTAAATGAAGGCGCGTCCGGGCGCACAAGAAAAAACCGGCTGCTGTCGACTTGACGGCTGCCGGCAGTTTCCCTTTTTCGGCATTTCCTGCAGGGAATTCGATCCTGTCGTCTTTATCGGAGCGTCTCAACTTTCCGCCAACGGTCAATCAACGGGGGGCGCCGGCGGAGACGGATTGAAGGAATCCGACGGGGAAGTGCGCGCCCCCTGGAGCAACTTCGCACGCACAAACATGATCGGAGCGAGCCCGAACGCCCAGAATCCGATCAGGACATACCGCAGCCAATCCCAGACGGGACCGGACGGGAAGGCGGCTTTCAGCCCCACCCTTAACACCAGTATGCCGACGAACCCGATCACGATGGCGAGGACCTTCCGAGGAAGCTTGCCACGCTTTGGGTCCAATTCGGTCACGCTCGCCTCGAGGAGGTGCCCGAGCCCGCCACCGAGCAGAGCACCCGACACCTTCGTGCCGACGTTCCCCAGGAAGAACGCCATCAACGCAGCGAAGACACCGACCGCGGCCGCTTTAAACGCAATCGGCCGCGACTCCATAGCCGGTGCGGCATAGCGGGCTACGACGACGGTGAGCGCGCCGAGCGCGATACCGCCGAGCACATCGGTCGGCCAATGCAGCCCGTTGTACAAGCGGGACAGCGCCACCAAGGCCGTGAGAACGGCGGCCATCCACCAGGCCCACCGGCGCCGCACGGCCAGCGCCATGAAGCCGAACAGGGCCGCGGCCGATTGCGCATGGAAGCTCGGGAACGAGTCGTTCGGGTAATGACTGTCCACCATCGCCGATTCGATCTCTCTTGAATGCACGCCCTCGACTCCGACCGGCCGAGCCACACCTAGCCCGTCCTTCAGGATTATGTTCACGAACAAGGTCACCATCAGCACATAAAAAAGTTGAATGCCCGTCTTCCGGGAAACGGTCCAAAAGACAGCCGGGATGACAAGGAGGAAGAAGTCTTCTGTTCCCATAAACGTGAAGATTCCAGCCAATGCGTTCCATATGGGGCCCTGCCCGGAAGTCACCCAGGCAAGGAACTCTTGCTCCCAAGAACCTACATGCAGCATCGTTCCACCTCTTCTATCCTAAGGGAATGGATCGCTTTGAGTACTCGAACACATCTCATTGTATCAGAAAGAGCGAGCGAATGACTGATTTTAAGGAATTTTTAAGGTTGTTAAATTATAGACAAACAACTGGCAATCTGATTGAAGAAATGGAACTAAAAAGAAACTTGATTACATCCGGATTGCAGATCATGAAGGTGGGAGGAATTTAAATGAAATTTAAACAATGGTTTAAGACCCCGAAGGCTTATGTTCTGTTAACCTTGGTTGCTTTGCTTATCATCGCTTCCCTCGGTTCCCAAGACATGAGAGGCATCCTGCATGCCGGTGTTGCCGTCGTTGTCTGTGTCGCTTTGGACATCATTTGTTCCCTTATCAAAAGAAGAAAGCGAATCATGCCGGACGGGGCGATCATTACCGGATTGATCATTTCCCTGATTTTAAGCACCACTTCAACATGGTTCATCGTGATCGCCACCTCCATTTTGGCCATTTTGTCCAAACATATTCTGGTTTATCGAAAAAAACCGATTTTCAATCCTGCGGCAACCGGTTTGTTTCTGTCCATTCCCCTCTTTCAATCGCAACAAAGCTGGTGGGGCGCATTCGGGGATCTTCCGGATTGGACCTTGGCGTTTGTCTTGATCGGCGGTTACATCGCCACAAATCGGGTCAACAAATTCCCCCAAGTGTTTTCGTTTCTTGCCATGTATTTCGTTTCTCTATACATCATGGCCTTTTACTTCCACGTCGGAGATATTGCAGATGCGCTCCGCCCTCCTTTTATTAACGCGACCCTTTTCTTCGCCCTGTTTATGTTGACGGATCCGCCGACTTCGCCGGCCAAAACCGGAGATCAAATCGTTTTCAGCCTCCTTGCCGCAGCGGTGAGTGTGGTGGTCTATGGGTATTTTGGCGGTTTGATGTATTTGTTTATCGGCTTGTTTGTCGGAAATCTTTATCAAGTGTGGAAATCAAGCTTGTCCGGTAAAACCGTTAAGCAAGTTCGCCCTGAAATCAAAAAGGGCCATAATATGCCCTTTTAAAATATGTATTAACAAGCAAGCGAATTTGAGCCACCCTGTGATCAAAAGCATGAATCCCTCCAAAGTTGTTTGGTCGTGCCCATTTTACTAAATGTGTGGATACTGTGCATTCCACGTGGCTCTACCCTGACATCTGAAATAAAAGCATACCTGTACCGATATCCTCTCCCAGAAGGAAATTCTTAAGCTTGTTACTTATGGGACTGTCCCGCCTGTCGTTAGGAGCTGCTCTTGGTTGAAAAAATCTCGATCATATCGATGATTTCATGCTCGATCCTCTTGAAAAAACGGCATAAAAAAAGGAGTTTTTAGTATTTTTTATTTGATCGATTTTGTCCAATCCATCTTTGCATAGATTACGCGGTGGATCTCAACTATTTTCTCCTCTTCCCGAACAACGTAAAAAACCGTACAATTTTTCACAGGCAGCATTCGATCATCTTCTCCCAAAGGCTTAATAGAGCGGTATATCTTGTGTGCATAAGGAAAATCCCTTAACAGGGAGATAGAATGCTCTAATCATCCAGCAGATCCATTGCCGCCTTTGGCGCGTTTAACTGGTCGGATTTATACAGGATAATGTCCGTTATATCCTGTCTAGCCATCGGAAGGTAAATGAATTCATACATTCCCGCCGTCTACCTTTTCCTGCAAATTTTTCCTCAAACTGTCGAAAACCTCTTTATGGGAAAAACGCTGATGGGTTTGTTTTGCTTGCAGTTCCGCTTCCTTCAATTTGAAATACACTTCACTTTCAAATTGTAGCTTTTCATATGCTTCAAAACTCATCACAACCATGTCTCCATATCCATTTTTTGTGAGAAAAACAGGTTCGGAAGTTTCGTGAACGACCCTGGAAATCTCTGCGAAATGATTTCGCAAATCCGATACCGGCCTAATCTGTGGCATGAATAACACCTCACATTTTATGTAGCATAATTTTATGCTAAATTATCAAGGCGCCGCGATCAATCAGTTAAAATGTTACCGAAAGGAGATTGGATCACTCACATCGAAATGTTACCGAAGGGATGTGTTTTGAAACTAACCATGAAAACACGACGTGAAGTGATCCATGCCTTGGATGAACAATATAAGAAAGCGAAAACGCGTCATGAGAAATCTGCAAAACTGGTGGCTTACCAGGAGGCCATGCCCGTCATTCAACGTGTTTGGGAGGCCCTGGATTATCCTTGTGCCGAACGCCTGCATCCGGTTCTGCTCGAGACAGCCCAGACCCTTGCCCGGCATGGTCATCTGCACCTTACCGATCCCATCATATCGCAGCTGCAAGAGATGAAACCGATAGAA
The DNA window shown above is from Thermicanus aegyptius DSM 12793 and carries:
- a CDS encoding RnfABCDGE type electron transport complex subunit D, which produces MKFKQWFKTPKAYVLLTLVALLIIASLGSQDMRGILHAGVAVVVCVALDIICSLIKRRKRIMPDGAIITGLIISLILSTTSTWFIVIATSILAILSKHILVYRKKPIFNPAATGLFLSIPLFQSQQSWWGAFGDLPDWTLAFVLIGGYIATNRVNKFPQVFSFLAMYFVSLYIMAFYFHVGDIADALRPPFINATLFFALFMLTDPPTSPAKTGDQIVFSLLAAAVSVVVYGYFGGLMYLFIGLFVGNLYQVWKSSLSGKTVKQVRPEIKKGHNMPF
- a CDS encoding phosphatase PAP2 family protein, with protein sequence MLHVGSWEQEFLAWVTSGQGPIWNALAGIFTFMGTEDFFLLVIPAVFWTVSRKTGIQLFYVLMVTLFVNIILKDGLGVARPVGVEGVHSREIESAMVDSHYPNDSFPSFHAQSAAALFGFMALAVRRRWAWWMAAVLTALVALSRLYNGLHWPTDVLGGIALGALTVVVARYAAPAMESRPIAFKAAAVGVFAALMAFFLGNVGTKVSGALLGGGLGHLLEASVTELDPKRGKLPRKVLAIVIGFVGILVLRVGLKAAFPSGPVWDWLRYVLIGFWAFGLAPIMFVRAKLLQGARTSPSDSFNPSPPAPPVD
- a CDS encoding FAD:protein FMN transferase; translated protein: MTKIKREKSKLYMDTVVQIQVFTETSKDEAEAKINRAFEAFQKIERACSRFNPDSELMRACRQIQRPVQVSPFLFEPLKFALEIAKWTDGIFDPTVGKAMEEQGFNRQYLTGKFMESPASVSATYRDIVLNERDRTVYLRKPMVIDLGAVAKGFAIDLAVNELKDLERFCVNAGGDLFAGGAEPGAGVWKIGIRHPTQNDRIIHTVEISNEAICTSGGYERKSPKRKGVHHLILPHTKQSPNDWISCSVIAPFAMLADAFSTAVFLSGVERGKSLIEEAELKGILITSGLQIMKVGGI
- a CDS encoding type II toxin-antitoxin system Phd/YefM family antitoxin, whose amino-acid sequence is MPQIRPVSDLRNHFAEISRVVHETSEPVFLTKNGYGDMVVMSFEAYEKLQFESEVYFKLKEAELQAKQTHQRFSHKEVFDSLRKNLQEKVDGGNV
- a CDS encoding type II toxin-antitoxin system RelE/ParE family toxin translates to MSLLRDFPYAHKIYRSIKPLGEDDRMLPVKNCTVFYVVREEEKIVEIHRVIYAKMDWTKSIK
- a CDS encoding FMN-binding protein, translating into MAKMGKKWIFLCSAALGAIYAAEYVITEAPPDTQNRSNAEENIQSLPQPYQENLQTENVPSDSSAYSHSQSENTLTDNPQTEYNKAERNPTQSTNVQGTQSADKPTQSTNVQGTQSADKPTQSTNVQGTQSADKPTQSTNVQGTQSADKPTQSTNVQGTQSADKPTQSVQPKRVYQDGTFTGMGSNRRGSIQVSVTIKNDKITDVEIVNFAMHYSENDIIGLPDEVLKRQSAQVDNVSGATYSTRAFEDAVQDALDKAKNA